In the genome of Arabidopsis thaliana chromosome 4, partial sequence, the window CGAATCTGTTTCAGGATTGAAATGTCGTGCGAGTATCATTGGCTCGAGTGTCGTTCGCCCTAATTTCAATTTCAGGTCCTGGTTCCGCTTCAAAACGCGGATAGATTTGGCATGAGTAATTTCTTCAGAAATGAGAGATATGAGATTCCTTAACGGATCCGGCTGGGAATCCAAATCCATAGACTTGAAGAGCGAGACTGCTTGATTAGTGAGCGACACAAATTCCGTCTCCGGCTGCAAATCAAAATCCATTTTACTGACCATTGAGATTATTTGAGGAATGAGATATATCTTCAGAGATAAAGTTATAGGTTGAGAGATTAGTTGAGTAATGAGAGATATGAGATTCATCTCCAGATCAATCTCCGGCTCCGACTCTGGCTCTGAATCTGGCTCCGGCTCTAGCTCCGCCTCCAAATCAGGCATTGACTCCGACTGTCGCTGCCGAAAGACGACGTGGGAAATTATTTGATTGATGAGTGATATAAGCTCTGGCTCCGGTGTTAGACTAAATGATTCTTGAATGAGTAACATGAAAATCTCCAAGTCTGGCGCTGAATCCGTGTCCTGCTCCGAAATAAGATCCGTAGAGTTGACGAGTGAGACCTTTTGAGAAATGAGAGATATAAGCTTCATTAACGGATCTGGCTGGGAATCCAAATCCATAGAGTTGAAGACATAGACTGCTTCATTAGTGAGTGACATGAGCTTCGACTCCGGCTGGGAATCGAAATCAATTGAGCTGACCAGAGAGATTGTTTGAGTAATAGTTGATATCATCTTAGATATAGAATCCCATTCTGGATCGAAACCTAAATACGGATTCCAACTCTCGCTGAAACTACTGATTTGAAGGATGAATGATTTGAGCTTTGACTCGGGATTCGAGTTTGAATCCATAAGAGATGCTGAGAGATTTTTTGAGCAACGAGAGATATGAGAATGAGATGATTATTTTGACTATGTTTCTAATTGCTAATTTGTTAACGAGACATTGACAAACTTAGGGGCTGTCGCGACTACAAAGTCAACGATCAATTTGGAGTATTACAAGAGTTTAGTATTCGTGTTTATGCACTACACGATTGTCTTcgtaaacaaaatttgtttaaataatcTTCCactattttgtttctcatttccCAAAAGCATTGAACGGTCGACTTTGAATGGCGCCATGGACATTAATCATGTGTAGCTGGCGGatcttgtctctctctttttgttttttgacaACTTGCTAatcttttcctcttcttttataatataacTTGCGGATCTTTCCTCATTCtatttatatagatttgaaaAAGTTTACAGCCGTACAATGTTAAAATTTATAGGTCATCTGAACGCAAAGTCAATGATCAGTTAAGATATAACAGATGGCTATATAATCGACATCTATACATGGTTATGTATCCCaactaaaataatgttttttttttacttatactaataaaaaattgattggTGAGATGTACTAACTAATAACAGGCTATGTAATTAACACCATAACCATCAATCTGATCATTATTTCGATGAAGTCTTTTTTATCAAGGGGAGATTGCTTGGGGAAgctgagaaagagaaatcagaagaagagagaaagcgGCAGTTTCAAAGAAATAATGGCAACGACTAGTTTTGACGTAGTGCCCACTTTCGTATAATCGAAggataaataaatagttagtacagaaacaaaaataaataaatatataaataaaatgaaatgaaaaatattcctaaataaaatcttaaccaaAAATTCACAGGGCACTCGTTTATTGGTCCACGGCAACAACGTCAACTTGTGATCCACGTGTTTTTTCCTAGAAAATATACTGCAAGTGTTTAACAAACGCAATAGTATATGTACGGAATGAACCACAAAGACCAAGTGAATACGATATAAATTATGAATCTATGATGGTTTAGATTAAGCTAGAATGCTAAAGAGTTTTGGccaaaaattcagaaattaacaagaaaaaaaaaacgaaaaaaaaacgattgtaaatcaataGGTAAAAGACATCGGGTAAAGGGAATCCTCAGGGTTCATGGCAAAAGAATAGACAATTAAATAAGATTGCATTAAAAGCCATTCTTGAACTCAAAACACGAAAATTGCATCCGCTCTTGGAGTGTTGATTATCTAAGCAATGAATTTTCCAGACACTAAACTTTCGTTTGAATCTAAGAAAACGAGCAACCATTAACGTCCAGTTTGATATGTTCACAAAGTAAATTAACCTCAACTCTCGTCGGCTAAGGACACTTTGCTCACCTATATTGTTTCAAACAATTCAACAACACTTTTTGGTGTCAAAATGTATTAaatctaaaatcaaaatctaaggGACCAATCTGAATTAAACAATAAGAACACCCACTAATGAAGAACCAAAATATCAATCCAAATATAACAACCTAACAATCAATCTATCTTGAAAGTCcctataaaaattctaaaccCAGTTGGAAGCCTAGTCAACCATAAACACTCCTTTGAAGTACTTCAAGTTACTTACAGATAGAGATAGCTACTCCTACGATTTTAAAGATATGCCTAAGTTAGGGGAGGCGGATATCGAAACGACATACCCCGATATCAACAAGTTTGTAACATCAATCACATCTGTCAACCGGCTTTCATTATGTGTAAGAGTCAACTCTGCGGAAGAGGTAATTTATTTCCAtccatctatatatatactctcaTCTATGAACACTTTCATATTGAGCttaaatcattatttattcTAGGATTTTTATTGTGAGGGAATTTCTTCAACCAGCTTGAGAATCTGAAGCTTTGTCCATGTGATGCAAATTGGTCAAAGTTACTTGTCCGTTTTCTCGAAAATTCGCATAATTTACTAGAGCTAGAGATCGATCTGAACGATGTAAGTATTTTCGATATAGTCTTTTacttttggtttaatttaCTGCATTCAAACTTTAAGGAAAACTCTCATGTTTGATCATCTCAGGATCATATAGATAGTTGTGTGGTCGATCCACTGGTTTGCTTGGAGAATCAGTTGAACTATGTTCCTGAATGTTTGAGGTCGAATCTCGAAACTAAGTGGACAGGGATGCATGGATCACAGAAAGAGATAGATAtgcttaaatatattttgagaaaTGCTTGTTGCTTAAAGACTGCGACAATCTTGTTTAAGTCTACTCCAGATACAGAGGATAAACATAAGACGATGATCCAGGAGTTGTTACTTTCTTCAACAACATGCCAACTCGTATTTGATTGAAGATTTTAATCAATGAATGTTTTTCATATACTACAATTTATAGGGTTTTCACTTATGATCGttttgaagtttcttcttACATTTCTTACATTTTCGAATTAGAAAAACCTTGGTTTCGAGTCTTTTGACAAAGCCATTGTTGTGTCTTACAATTATGTCACCAAAGACGTAACACATCAGTTGTTAAAAGGTATCTGGATCACAATATTTTACGCTTAGAAATAGCAGACATGAATGTAATGATCATAAAAGAAAGAGGTTAGAGAGATTCATAGAGTCATACAACAAATACTAGTTCTTTAGAGCGAATTGTGAAGAGTCATCATATCTGGCTAAGAATATCGAACCCGTGGAAGAAATTATCACAAAGGATTCTACTTTCTACCTCATCAACTTATCCCCAAATCTCTCGATCACAAATCCAAGAGATTCATACAATGGTATCAATCCTTGATACTTTCCTGCAACTGTTGAGCAAACTCTGACCCTCAACTCTCAAGAAGCTACCTGTCCTTGTCATGTCAGTCTTAGATCTGCGAGATCAAAGCCTTCAAAGACTGATGGTTTACTTGCGGGTACCTACAGGAGCAAACACTGGAAGTTGGTTTGAGGTAGTGTCTCTTTTGAATCTAGCTTCCCGAGGCAGTGTTAATGTCATTCGGTCTTGTCCCTCTCTTCCCGAGTCTCCATCGTGTCTTAGGCCATCTCTATTTGGGATATTTACTAGGGGGCCTCCAAAGAATATTGATTCACCTGTATACATCAGTCTCTCTCCTTGCTGCTGCTGCGTAGGAGGTGGAGCCCTTCCAGATGAAGAATCTTGAGGCGGATGACCAACGGGTCTTGGATTCTGAGTGTTACCCATGTGTGAGCTAGGAATTGGCTGGTTCTGTGAGGAGAATCTGGTTCTTGGCTCAGATGTTGTTGCAGGAACTGATATATATCTACCTGCTTCTTGGTCCCAAACAACTGATGTTCTTCTCACATCTCTCAGAAGAGAAGCAGCAGGAGCAGGGAGAAGCAGTGGATCTGCATGGTTTCCTTTCTGCATTATCTTTTCATCAAAGGTTGAGTGGATCATGTGATTAGTTGCTTGATTAAGAGGTGGCCGGGAAGAATTCGACGCGGCCGCTGCAGTGAAGCGGTGGCCAGCTGTATGATGCTGAGGGAGAGGACTAAGTGTGACGGTCTCATGAACATGACTTGGACTGCTGAGACTGCTCATACTATGGGTCCCTGTGTCGTACTCGTCCCGACTACCTTGGCTTGGAGCATAAGAGTTTCTACAATGAGACAACATTGGATCATTGTTTCTTATCTCTCTACTCAGCGTAGCTCCATTTGCTTCTGTGCTTACACTGCTTACAACACTGATGGTGCCACTTCTGGAACTAAGTTCATCATCATGTAAATGACGATTTTCTATTGGTCTTAGGACAGATGAGGATGCTCTGGCTCTGGCTGCTGCTCTTGTAGCTTCATTTGAATTCAGTTTTGCAAGCTTCCAAGCACTAATTTTGACAGGTCTCTTTGGAATCTTGTTGCCCCTCTCTGCTGTTTCAGCTGCATCTGGATCTACGGTTGATGGAACCATCCGAGGATCCAAATGAGGAATCACTTCGTCCTGTAACATAGATAACAAGTATCAAGCGGACATATCAATAACTAAACAGAGACCCAGTGGAAGCTCTACGAAAATTGTTCTATTTAGGGTTCATGGAAAGCAAATAATACCTGATAATCAACAAACACTCTAGGAGGAGTGCACCATGCTCCTTTGTATGGTAGACCGAGGGAGCTTCCACCACTAAAGCCGGTCGTGGCAGATCCAGAGGGAGAATACAGCACGTTAGGAATTTCCTCATCAATCGAAGCTCCAGCTGGTGCCTCGCTCATTGCTCTCATTGCCACAACATATTCATAAGTTGTAATGCCCTATTAGTGTtaaacaggaaaaaaaatgagttcACGTTGCTTTGAACATGCGATCAGCCCAATTACAAACGAAGTAGAGGacatttattatatacaaCATCCTCTAAGCAGTGAGACGGTTTAGACGAATGTAACATATGGTCTcaatcatgattcatgaagGGAAACCAAATTCTATTCTCACAAAGAGCATGCGTTTTCATGTGCTACTCAATTATTTTGGGAATAATGTTGACTATAAGATTAAAATAACAATGAATGTTTTGTATACCGTCTTAGTACCAGTAAAGCGAATACAttacaaacatataaaagCATATTGACTTCTTCCATACTCACCTTTTTAATGAGGAGCatgtggaaaaagaaaagttcaCCTAATGGAAACAATGCCAGCATGGAAACAGCAGTACAGAGACCCTGCataaattgtaagaaaacatCAGGATTCAGGAAAATCAACAATAGATGCTCACCCTTACACTAAGAATACTTACAACAACTGTGGCAAAAGGTGCCCGAGAAAATCCATTTCCAAGTCTATTGACGATTTCTGTTTCCATGTCCTTCTTATTAACAAATACACGCACTATAACTGCAATTCCAACTCCTGCTTCTATAAGGAgctgagaaagagaaagatttatTGATTACTGGTAAGCAAAAAGTGAGCTTGAGAAAAGGCATATCAGGAGAATATACGTACCCAGAGAAGACTGACAGCCATCAGCGATATAAAAGTCATATAATTCTTGCGACCAACACAATTGTTAAGCCACTGTTGCATTTAAATACAGCTATGTCATTTGATCACACCCATAAAACTCTAGTCAATCAACTCCAAGAAACAGTTAATTATCATAACAGTAAGAAATTTACCCGGCAATGATGATCGAAACAATCTACACATTTGTCGCAACTTCGACAATGCTTGCTAAACTTACGGACCTGTCACAAAACCAAGGTGAACAAAGGATTTAGTAGTTGCTTCTTACTCTTCAAGCATAAACCAATATTAACACATTACCTCAGCATTGCACAACGTGCAAAACAGAGCTTCTTCCCTATCCCCTTGCTGCTCATCCGTCTCTTCTTTGCTACGACAATCTTCATAAACAAACACGCCACAGCATATTGCCAACGGATTAAAGCAAGATTTTCTTTTAGCAGCTTCCACTCTTTGAGCATCTCCAACAGAACCTTTCACACTAGAGTTTGGTAAAGTAGAAGTCCTGGAAGCAACCGAAGGGGAAGACTGCAGGTGGCTGCCCGTTTCATCAAATTTTCTCGAGATATCTTTGGCAGTAGGTAAGTCACCACCTCTACTCGCACCTCTTTCGAATTTCGACATGATTCCTGGATCAGCAGGATTGATTGCAGTACAACGAACATAAAGAACGAAAACAATAAGAGCCTgcaaaacaaacacatgacACAAGAAGCAAAAGGGTATCAGATATGCAAAACTACCATGTACCTACCTAGCTCTTATCAATTCCTTATCATTCTCTAAAGCGATTCTAGTACATACCACAGGAGAGTAAACACCGAGAAGAATATACTCCCAGATGCGTCCTCCAACAAAAGGAGCGAAAAACGCATAGTATGCTACACTCAATAAGCAGAACACCGTAATCGCAACCACCTGTTTCATGACCAAACGAAACAAATGAACTAAAACCCAAATGTTAGAAATTGGAGAAAATCAGAGAAAGGTTGAAATAAAAGACCTGAAATTTGTGAGCAGGAAGTTGCCAACCATGTTTCCTCACCATTTTTGCTTCCTCCCAAAGCTTGAACACACTCAcgaatcacaaaatctaaacgaAACCCTAACGCCGCCGCAAATCGTAAAAAGAGACAATTTTGCTTGCAGTTTTGCGAAACCCAGAAGGATATAAGAGAAACCAAGCTGAGAAAATATCTTCTTGGTCTTCGTATCTCTCCCTATCTAACTAACTATGGTAGGTCAGTCATAGTCAAGTGACGAAAGAGGAAAGTAAACTCctgtaatatattaaattgaaaataaaagaaaaataacgaATGTGAAATTAGAGATGACCTAAGCGAATTCAAAGTTAGCAAATTTAGAGTCGAATAGCGAAGAAAAAGCTTACTGTGTAGCCATGGCGGAGACCAAAGTAActggagaaggaagaagagagagagaaatggaagaaggaataaaagagagaatttttagaagaaagaaaaaagacaaaatagaaAAGCGTTGACAGGCTAAA includes:
- a CDS encoding FBD-like domain family protein (FBD-like domain family protein; CONTAINS InterPro DOMAIN/s: FBD (InterPro:IPR013596), FBD-like (InterPro:IPR006566); BEST Arabidopsis thaliana protein match is: unknown protein (TAIR:AT4G15060.1); Has 30201 Blast hits to 17322 proteins in 780 species: Archae - 12; Bacteria - 1396; Metazoa - 17338; Fungi - 3422; Plants - 5037; Viruses - 0; Other Eukaryotes - 2996 (source: NCBI BLink).); translated protein: MPKLGEADIETTYPDINKFVTSITSVNRLSLCVRVNSAEELENLKLCPCDANWSKLLVRFLENSHNLLELEIDLNDDHIDSCVVDPLVCLENQLNYVPECLRSNLETKWTGMHGSQKEIDMLKYILRNACCLKTATILFKSTPDTEDKHKTMIQELLLSSTTCQLVFD
- a CDS encoding DHHC-type zinc finger family protein (DHHC-type zinc finger family protein; FUNCTIONS IN: zinc ion binding; INVOLVED IN: biological_process unknown; LOCATED IN: plasma membrane; CONTAINS InterPro DOMAIN/s: Zinc finger, DHHC-type (InterPro:IPR001594); BEST Arabidopsis thaliana protein match is: DHHC-type zinc finger family protein (TAIR:AT3G22180.1); Has 30201 Blast hits to 17322 proteins in 780 species: Archae - 12; Bacteria - 1396; Metazoa - 17338; Fungi - 3422; Plants - 5037; Viruses - 0; Other Eukaryotes - 2996 (source: NCBI BLink).) produces the protein MVRKHGWQLPAHKFQVVAITVFCLLSVAYYAFFAPFVGGRIWEYILLGVYSPVALIVFVLYVRCTAINPADPGIMSKFERGASRGGDLPTAKDISRKFDETGSHLQSSPSVASRTSTLPNSSVKGSVGDAQRVEAAKRKSCFNPLAICCGVFVYEDCRSKEETDEQQGDREEALFCTLCNAEVRKFSKHCRSCDKCVDCFDHHCRWLNNCVGRKNYMTFISLMAVSLLWLLIEAGVGIAVIVRVFVNKKDMETEIVNRLGNGFSRAPFATVVGLCTAVSMLALFPLGELFFFHMLLIKKGITTYEYVVAMRAMSEAPAGASIDEEIPNVLYSPSGSATTGFSGGSSLGLPYKGAWCTPPRVFVDYQDEVIPHLDPRMVPSTVDPDAAETAERGNKIPKRPVKISAWKLAKLNSNEATRAAARARASSSVLRPIENRHLHDDELSSRSGTISVVSSVSTEANGATLSREIRNNDPMLSHCRNSYAPSQGSRDEYDTGTHSMSSLSSPSHVHETVTLSPLPQHHTAGHRFTAAAASNSSRPPLNQATNHMIHSTFDEKIMQKGNHADPLLLPAPAASLLRDVRRTSVVWDQEAGRYISVPATTSEPRTRFSSQNQPIPSSHMGNTQNPRPVGHPPQDSSSGRAPPPTQQQQGERLMYTGESIFFGGPLVNIPNRDGLRHDGDSGREGQDRMTLTLPREARFKRDTTSNQLPVFAPVGTRK